Part of the Sulfuriflexus mobilis genome is shown below.
CTCGGCTGAACCGGGACACCGTATTGTGCTTGAGGCACTGGCCGCCAGGCCGTTGCTGGAACTGGGCATGCGTCTGGGCGAGGGCAGCGGTGCCGCCACTGCGGTGCCGTTGCTGCGCATGGCCTGCGCATTGCACAACGGCATGGCTACCTTCGCCGAAGCCGAAGTCTCCGGTCAAGAGTAAGCGGATGATGCCGGCGACTACCTTCATCGACCTCATGCGCCACGGCGAAACCGTGGGGGGCGCCGGCTTTCGTGGCAGTACCGATGCCGCCTTGAGTGAACGCGGCTGGGCACAGATGCGGGCGGCCGTGGACATTGAACCCGCCTGGGATCGCATTATTAGTTCACCGCTGTCACGTTGCGCGGATTTTGCCCGCACGCTGCAGCAGCAACACGACATCGGCCTGCAGTTCGATGCGCGTATCCAGGAGATCCACTTCGGGGCGTGGGAAGGTCAGAGCGCAGAGACACTCATGCAAACGCATGCCGAGGCACTGACGCGCTACTGGCAGGACCCAACGCGGTATACGCCACCCGAGGGAGAAGCCTTGAGAGGCTTTAACACCCGCGTGTTGTCGTTCTGGCAAGAATTGATAGAGAAGCCTGTGGGGGAAAAGATATTGCTGGTCACGCATGGCGGCGTGATCCGCGTACTGCTTTGCCATATCCTGCAGCACCCCCTGCAACGCCTGCTCGAATTTGAAATTGGCCACGCGACGATTCAACGCATTTGTATTGAACACACCGCGCAGGGCCTTCGCGCCACCCACATCGGGGCAAGCGCGTGATCCGCCCGTTGCTTATTGCGCTACAGTTTCTGACCTCGGTGCCGGTACGCATGGCAAGCGAACCGGATGAAACCGGTATCGCACGCTCGCTCGGTTATTATCCGCTGGTAGGGCTGCTTATCGGTATATTACTCGCTGCGCTTGCCTGGGTGCTTAGTGATATACCGGTCTTGTTGTCTGCCGGGCTGTTGCTTGTCGCCTGGGTATTCGTGACGGGTGGACTCCATCTCGATGGTCTTGCCGATAGCGCAGATGCCTGGGTCGGCGGCCTGGGTGACCGTGAAAAGACACTGGCGATCATGAAAGACCCGTACGCTGGTCCGGCCGGTGTGGTGGGTATTGTGCTGCTGTTGCTGATCAAATTCGCAGCGCTACACGCGGTGTTGGTGGCGGGGGATTTAACCGTCTTGTTGCTGGCCCCCGTGTTGGGAAGAGCGGTGCTGCTCGTATTATTCTTGACGACCCCCTATGTTCGCGCCAACGGCCTCGGCGCCGCCATGGCCGCCGGCCTTCCGCGCCGCGCCGTTATAGTCGTTGTAGTTTTGAGCCTTGCCGTGGTGTTGTTCCTCGCCGGTATTGACGGCCTGTGGCTGGTGCTGGCAGTGATGCTGGTTTTTATAGTGCTACGAACCGGAGTGATGCGCCGCATCGGGGGCATCACCGGCGATGTGGCGGGGGCGCTTGTCGAGATAACAGAGGCAACGATTTTGGTAACGGCCATCCTGATTGACTAAGGTCTATTTCGCTGTTAACGATGGCTACAAGCCCTCAGCAAGAGTGCCTTCGTTAAACGCCTATCCTGCCCGAAGACTTATTCGGTGTTGCGTAGCCGAATGAGCATATTCATCATCAGGGGTATAAATATGCCGATACACACAGCCGCCAATACGTCAGTGGGCCAGTGTACACCCAGCACAAGGCGTGAAAAGGCGACACTGCCGAGCCACAGCATAGCAACGGATAATGCTAAACGCTGTTTCGTAGGCCAGATACTCCCCACACAAAGTGCCGCGGCGGTAGCGAACGCGGAAACGACCAGGGTATGTCCACTCGGAAAGCTCGAACCCCAGTACCAGGCTGTTTGCCAGAGCAGGGGACGATCTCGACCAACAAGGGTTTTGACAAGGTAGACAATCATTGCGGCACTGACGACGGAACTGGCAAGCAGTAATGCCTCGAAGCGTCGTTTGGCATAAAACAACGAGAGCGTCAGGATTAGCGTCAGCGGCAGCAAAAGCTTTAATGAGCCGGAAACGGTTATTATCTCAAAGAATCTATTTAGTGAGGCCGGAAGGTGGTTATGGATATAGAGCAGGACCGCCTTATCGAACGCCCCGGATTCTGCATAGAGCACATCTTCACTTATCTTGATCGCGACCACCGCGAGAATCAACACTAGCAGAATAGTAAAGCGGCGTTTCTCCAAAGGCCCGGACCATGTAGGGTGTTTATTGCGCACATAGATAATAATACTGAAATAGAGACAGGCGATAATAATCGACAGCTTTACTATGTTTTCTATGAACTCAAAAAACATATTTTCTCCAATGTAAGCTTAGCCACTTATGTTTGAAAAGGCTTGGCAGCAGTAATTCAATCGGCACTCGTCAAAAATCACGAAAAACATCCCGGTTCAGTCATAAAGAGTTATTTATTTTACCCTCGTGGAAGATCACTGTTCAACGAAAAGAGGTGGGGTGAACAGTGTGCCTAGATGCTTGACTTTGAATCACAGTCGCTTGTTATGTGTTTTAAATAAATAAGTCACCTAATCAGGCACCAAAAAATTATTGTTTCGCGTGTATTTAACGACTACTAGTATCCACAATAGATTCAGCTCGGGGATCCAGTTCGAGCATCGCGGGTGAAGTGCGTGTCATGATAACGAAATCGCCCTGTTCGGATATACTTATGGGTGAGCCAATGGAACGTCGCATCAGGGCAAGGCTGGCCAGCAACAACATGAGTGATGAAAAATAGATCATCAGTGTTTGCGCACCAAACCACCCCATTAACAAACCGGCGGTGAGCGGACCGATGGTGGCGCCAACTCCACTAAGTAATAAAAGTCCACGGCTTATTTCAAGTACATTTGCCGCCTCAATATGATCATTGGCATGAGCTATACTGAGTGAGTAGATCGAGAAGGCGCAGCCGCCAAAGATAAATGCAGCCAATAGTCCAAGAGCCTGGTGTGAATCCATCATATAGAACACCGTTATCGCAGCGATACCGGCCATGAGACTGACCCCAAAGATGACTAAACGCCGATCATGCCGATCAGATAAATGGCCGAGTGGCCACTGCAACAATGAACCACCAAAGACTACCCCACTCATAAATAGCGCAATACCGGCCACATCAAAACCTACACTCAGTGCATAGACCGAGCCCATTCCCCAGAAAGCACCACTGACAACACCTGATAATAACGTTCCAAAAAATGCAAGCGGTGAAGTGGAGTAAAGATGTTTGATTCCGAGGTGGCCGGTTTCAACCTGTTCCGGCTGCGAGATACGGGTGAGAGCAATAGGCACCAGCGCCAGTGAAAAGAACAAGGCGATGAGGGCAAAGGGTGCAAGACTTTGTATCTCATATATAAGCAACAGGTATTGACCGGCACCCAGTGCAAGCAGGTTAATGGCCATATAAATGGCAAAAAGGCCGCCACGTGTTTTGTTCGTCGCAAGACTGCTAATCCATGATTCGATCACAAGATACATTCCCAGCATACAGATACCAGTGATAATACGCAGGATCAGCCAAACGATGGGATCGATAATGAGACCGTGCAGGATCACGCTGACACACCCCATGGCGGCAAAGACGGAAAAGCTGCGAATATGACCGAAAGTGCGAATGACATGCGGGCAAAGATAGGAACCGAGAACATAGCCCATAAAAAAACCTGACATGATCAGGCCGATCACTGGTTGCGGGAAAGATTCAATTCCTGCCCGCAGGGCGACCAGAGTTCCCAGCAGTCCTGAACCCAGTAACAAAACAGCTGTCGCCGCGAATAATGAAAAGTGGGCACGAATTATTTTAATCATATTTTTTTACGGATGAAAAAAACATGACAGCCAATAGCCGCCGCCTTTTTGTCATCATGCCCCATTCATTAGCCTCAGGCTTCGATACCCTTTGATTCTAAAAACGAATCCGGGACATCCGCTTTTTTTCTGCCTGCAATGGCAAAATAATAAAGAGGCTCACCGTCAATAGATAATCTGTGTCGATAGCGTTCAATATAATAAACATCAAGATATTTTGAGAAGGTTAGCTCTCTTATCATTTTAGAGAAACCAGAATCATCTGTTGTATCAAAGAAACTGTCTTTAATATTAAACGCGACCCAGCCTTCACTTCTGATAATATTAAAAGCTTCAATGAAGGCTTTCACAGGGATGTCGCCAAAACCAAGTGCCGCAACCGTGACCATACAGTCACATTGCCATGAAACAATATCTTCTTTTTTATCAGCATCCAGAGAAGTGAAATCTTCGACGTAGTAGGCATCATAGACACCGGGTCTGTCTCGAACGGTTGCGTCGTATGCTTCATCAATAATATCGACGCCAATCAAGCGCGAGACACCGTGTTTTTTAAGTTCCTCACCCATCATGCCATTACCGGCACCTAAATCCAGTACCCGAAGTTCAGAGAAATTATCCTGAGACTGTTTTACTGCCGCTTCGAGTATAGCAGTCACTTTAACAGGAGATGAACATTTAAGACGGTCATAAAATAACTGCTCATACAACCCGGGGATTTTATAAATTTCATTGTAGTCGTGAAATCTGATTTTTTGTTGTTGATTCGTTCCCTGAAGATAAAAATAGGACTGGTCCTGGTTTAAATCGGATGATTCTGCTTTCGGGAACTGTATACGATGTCGTTTCTGCATTATTTCCTCAGTGTGG
Proteins encoded:
- a CDS encoding phosphatase PAP2 family protein, encoding MFFEFIENIVKLSIIIACLYFSIIIYVRNKHPTWSGPLEKRRFTILLVLILAVVAIKISEDVLYAESGAFDKAVLLYIHNHLPASLNRFFEIITVSGSLKLLLPLTLILTLSLFYAKRRFEALLLASSVVSAAMIVYLVKTLVGRDRPLLWQTAWYWGSSFPSGHTLVVSAFATAAALCVGSIWPTKQRLALSVAMLWLGSVAFSRLVLGVHWPTDVLAAVCIGIFIPLMMNMLIRLRNTE
- a CDS encoding class I SAM-dependent DNA methyltransferase is translated as MQKRHRIQFPKAESSDLNQDQSYFYLQGTNQQQKIRFHDYNEIYKIPGLYEQLFYDRLKCSSPVKVTAILEAAVKQSQDNFSELRVLDLGAGNGMMGEELKKHGVSRLIGVDIIDEAYDATVRDRPGVYDAYYVEDFTSLDADKKEDIVSWQCDCMVTVAALGFGDIPVKAFIEAFNIIRSEGWVAFNIKDSFFDTTDDSGFSKMIRELTFSKYLDVYYIERYRHRLSIDGEPLYYFAIAGRKKADVPDSFLESKGIEA
- a CDS encoding adenosylcobinamide-GDP ribazoletransferase, whose amino-acid sequence is MIRPLLIALQFLTSVPVRMASEPDETGIARSLGYYPLVGLLIGILLAALAWVLSDIPVLLSAGLLLVAWVFVTGGLHLDGLADSADAWVGGLGDREKTLAIMKDPYAGPAGVVGIVLLLLIKFAALHAVLVAGDLTVLLLAPVLGRAVLLVLFLTTPYVRANGLGAAMAAGLPRRAVIVVVVLSLAVVLFLAGIDGLWLVLAVMLVFIVLRTGVMRRIGGITGDVAGALVEITEATILVTAILID
- the cobC gene encoding alpha-ribazole phosphatase; amino-acid sequence: MMPATTFIDLMRHGETVGGAGFRGSTDAALSERGWAQMRAAVDIEPAWDRIISSPLSRCADFARTLQQQHDIGLQFDARIQEIHFGAWEGQSAETLMQTHAEALTRYWQDPTRYTPPEGEALRGFNTRVLSFWQELIEKPVGEKILLVTHGGVIRVLLCHILQHPLQRLLEFEIGHATIQRICIEHTAQGLRATHIGASA
- a CDS encoding MFS transporter is translated as MIKIIRAHFSLFAATAVLLLGSGLLGTLVALRAGIESFPQPVIGLIMSGFFMGYVLGSYLCPHVIRTFGHIRSFSVFAAMGCVSVILHGLIIDPIVWLILRIITGICMLGMYLVIESWISSLATNKTRGGLFAIYMAINLLALGAGQYLLLIYEIQSLAPFALIALFFSLALVPIALTRISQPEQVETGHLGIKHLYSTSPLAFFGTLLSGVVSGAFWGMGSVYALSVGFDVAGIALFMSGVVFGGSLLQWPLGHLSDRHDRRLVIFGVSLMAGIAAITVFYMMDSHQALGLLAAFIFGGCAFSIYSLSIAHANDHIEAANVLEISRGLLLLSGVGATIGPLTAGLLMGWFGAQTLMIYFSSLMLLLASLALMRRSIGSPISISEQGDFVIMTRTSPAMLELDPRAESIVDTSSR